In Leptospira stimsonii, the genomic stretch ATGTGACGGGGACTGTAAAAACGGATTTGGTTCCAAGACTTATTGGGACGGGACGAAATACGTAGGCCAATGGAAAGAAGGCGAACCCGAAGGGTACGGCGTATTGATCGCAAAGGATCGTAAAATTATATTTAGTGGAAAATGGCAGGATGGCAAGCAGACAGTTGCAAATGAGATACGAAAGAAATGAGCTTTGAGAAAATTATGAATAGAATAATAAAACGAATTAGCAATATATTTTTGTCGGTAATGGTTTTTACTTTAATTTCTCCATTTTCTTCAAATTGCCAAGATAAAGGTGCTCAGGTGAATCAATCTTTAAAGAAGAATAAAGAGGGAGTAAGTTATATTCAAACGAATCCGGGGTTAGCAATTAAGCTTTTTAAAGAAGCTCAGGTTCTTGACCCAAAGAATCCGGATTACCCGAATAATATCGGAGTAGTCTTATTATCTCAAGGAAAATTTAAAGATGCGATTCCATATTTTGTTCGAGCGACAGAAATTGACTCCAAGTATGTCAGAGGTTTTTATAATGAAGGGGTCTGTTTGCAGAATCTCCTCAAAAACGAGGAGGCTATCAAGGCCTATAACAAAGCCCTAAAATTAACTGAAGTTCCGGAAGCATACTTTAATTTAGGCATCGTTCATACCCGCTTAAATCAGAACGAGAAAGCCATAGAGGCATATCAAAAATTTATTAATGTTGCTCCCGCAACTATGGCTGAACCTATATCTGATGCGAAGGCTAAAATTAAGGCATTATCTAAGAATTAACGATCCAGGAATTCAGGATAATTAACATTGCAATGCAGTTGAGAAAAAACATTCCCGGTGCGAGCCAAGTTAAGATTGCTCGACCAGAGTTTTGCTCATAAATATTTTTAAAGGCAATGAAGCAAATTTTACCTTCCCAGAAGAAGCCGATAAACAAACATATTGCGCTAATTCCAATTTGAAAGAAGAATATAGTTAGATCTCGACTTTGTAATATTACCGGGAGCAGGTCGTAACTTACCGAAACCGCTCCGGTCAATATGAGAATAGGCAGTAAAGTTAATAAGTTCAATTTAATCGAATCGAAAAAATTTCCTTTCCAATCACCCAAGATTAAAAGTAAAACAGTTCGAATACCCGCTATTAATATCGGGATCAATATCCAAATTAAGAAATAATAAGATTTTGCAATTAAGATTTCAGCCGTTTCATTCCGTTGCGGAAAGTCGAGCCTATTCTTTTCTATTTTATTTTCATAACCTTGCGGAATCGTAATCTTAACCAAAGGAGGGGTAAAGTAGTTATGAATCATTTTCGTTCCAGTAAGGACTGTCGTAAGCAGAATTAGTAACGCAAAGAAAGCTTTGTAAGGTAGCTTTGAATTTAATGTTTGCAAGCTCATATCCGAATCGAAAAACTTTTTCGGGTTAAAAAGCGTATTTTTGATCAGTGCTCTAATAGTCATTCGGTCTTTCTCCTAAGTTTTTGATTCATCTTTTGCAGTAAAAAAAATCTGCTTCGATTGAAATTCTTGCTAATTGCGTAACGGAAAGTTTCAGTGTAAAAATAAAAGGTCAAAAATATAAATGGAACAAAAATAGAAAGTGCGATCAGACCTAATACAATCGTTATAGAAATTGTTTTCAACATTGCAGAACCAGGCCCAAATATGAAAACCTGCGGAAGATAAAAAATTCCAATTAGCAGCCAAAGCTGAAAAAATTTTCCAATTAATTTGGAAACGAGCTCCTGGATTGCTTTCGGAAGTTTTTCTGTTTCTTTAAACTCTAATTCACTCTTCCAAATCGATAATTCTTTACTGAAAATGAAAGTTTCAAACAAAGCGAAAGAAGAAATTAAAATCATTCCTATGTAAACTGAGATAGTCATTGGTAGATTCAGTAAGAATAACGAAGTAATGATTAAGGCCAATGGTAATGGCAAGACTGAAAGCAGTAATATCGGTTTTTTGAGCGATTCCAAATAGGATGATAAAATCATAAATAAAATAAACGCTGAGAAGGAAAGAATAGAATTCATCTTTTTTTGATTAGAAATTACTTTTTCAAGATGTTCGCTAAATTCTATTCTATATTGATCGGGTAATTTAATTTTCTTTAGTTTTTCTAATTTTGACAATATTTCCGTAAGACTTAGGTTAGATACTCGCAAGCTAAATGATAAAACTCTTCTCTTATTTTTACGATAGATTCGAACCGGTGTTGTGTCTCTATTGATCGTAGCCACTTCCATGAGAGGAACAGAATTGCCATCCTGGGTAGTAATTCTATAATCTCGAATATCTGCGAAACTATTTCTAAAATCAGTGTCGTACTGAATGCGAACGTCAACTTCCCTTCCTTCCTCAATGAATTTAGTCGCAACCCCGCCTTGGACTCCGTATCTTACCAGCTTTCCGATTTCTTCGGATGTGATTCCAAGAGATTCGCTCTTCGTTTTATCTAATACGATTCTAACCTCATCGCGAGGAGGTTTATATCTTAATAAAACATGTCGAACATTCGGAATTAGGCTTTGAGCAACAGAAGAGACCTCCCTAGTGATTTCGTCTAACTTTGTAAGATCATCGCCAATCACGTCGATTGTGATTTCCTTTAATGAAGCTTCATCGTTACTTCCGGCAAAATAAATAAATGCTGGCTTGATGTCCCCAATGAATTCTTCCAGTTCCTTTCCAATTTCTTCCGAGTCGCTGATAGAGTCATGAAATTTCACAACGATGGTCGATCTTCCTATTTCAACTCGAGAGTTGACTTCCTTAATCGAAGCCAAGGTTGAAAGTTTATTTTCGATTCTTTCTGTCGTGCTATTAATTCTGGAAAAACTTGTCCCAGATGGAAATTCCACATTTCCAATTAATTGTTTTTCTTCTATTTTATTAACGAATTCATGATTCGAATATAAGTATATGATTATTCCAATCAAGCAAACACTAACGTAGAATAATAAGAATAAATTCGGTTTTGTTCTGGCTTCCTCTAATAAAAAAAGAGTTTTCGAGATGAGATAGTTATTGATTCTCTTAAAAAAATCAGGAAAAAAATTCAAATTTAAAACGAATCGGTTTTTTGTTATTAGATGGATTTCGATTATTGGCAACAAAGTTAAAGAAACTATAAAACTAATAAAGAATCCTAATACTAAAACTAATCCCAGACCTCCATATAATGTTTTCAAATCCTTAGTTGCAAATGATATAGGAAGGAAAACACCTAATATTAGGAGTATCGTACTAAATATTTCTTTTTTAATAAAATTTATTCCCGAAAAAATACTTTCGTTTCTGCTAAATAATCTTGAAGCAATAAAGACTGTAAATCCGCAACCTGTGCTTAGGATGATTCCAACTATCGTTACTAAATTGTAATCAATGCCGATGAAATATAAAAAAATTGAAACAATAAAAAACTGAGAAACCAATAAGGCAATGTGGACGAAAGCAGTGAATAGTTCGCGGAAGAATATAGCCGAACCAATCAGGTAAAAAATAATGCCTATTAAGGCGGCTAGGATGAAATTTTTAATTGCTCCAATAATTGTTTCAGCTTGATCATATGTTATATCAAAATGTAAATTGCTAGTCCGAGCTATATTTAGCTCTTTTTTAAGTTTGGAAGATACCTCCAAAAGATTTGCCGTTCCGGCTCGGTAAACAAATATGCTGACCGTGTTTTGTCCGTTCAATCTCGCTGCAGTAGATTCTTCCCGATAAGAATAATTGACCTTAGCAACGTCTGAAATCCTTATTAATTTACCGGAGGCATCGCTTCTTAGGGCAAGGGATTCAATTTGTTTTAAATTTCGTAATCTCCCTTTAACATAAATGGGAATTTGAGCTGATCCTTCTTTGATTTCACCAGAAGCGTCGTTATAATTGGATTCTTGTAAGATTTGCAAAAGCAAATCCATTCTAATATTATATTTGGACATTTTTTGAGCATCGCATGAAATTAAAATCTCTCTAGGTTTACCGCCTGCGACGATTACTTCGCTTACTCCTGAGATTCCCTCGATCAGTTTCTTGATTTCTCTGTCGGATATTTCCCTAATTTCCATTATGTTCAGAGATTCGCTTTTTGGAGTTATGATGAAAGCGGGTTTTTGAGTAGGATCGTAGTGAAGTATCACCGGTTTTTGAGTTTCTCTAGGAAATAAGTAGGAAATTTGTTCTACTTTATCTCTTACTTCGAGTGATTTTGAATCTAAGTCTACTTTTGGATCAAATTGAATATGAACTTTCGACTTTCCTTCTTCGGATGTTGAAAAAAGTTGCTCAATTCCGCCTAACGTAGAAACAGTTTCTTCGATAGGCTTGGTCAATATCTCTTCAATTTTTTCGGGTCCTACTCCGAAGTATTCGGTCTCAATCGTTAATCCCGGATAAGTGGTTTCTGGAAATAACGAGAGTGGAATCAAGCGGAAGGAAATGATTCCAATCAAAAATAATCCGAGAAAAAACATAACAGTTCCTGTTTTATGAGCGACCGACAAACTCGTAAGTTTTGAGGCCTCTTCAATAACTTCGGGAATTGTTACGATTTCAGATGTTTTTCCGAATTTCTTTCTCGTTGCCATTTTAGAACGTAATAGAATGCAATTGGAACTAAAAATAATGAAAGTACTACGGAAGCCGCTAATCCGCTAATCACTGTTACAGCCATAGGAGATTGAAATTCCGTACCTTCACCTAATTCAAGTGCGACCGGTAGGAGACCTAATAAAGTTGTTCCATTGTTCATTATAATAGGCCTAAGCACAACTTGACCACTACTGATGATTGCTTCCTTCAATCCCATATTTTCTTTTTCTAAAATTTCTACATACTCATAGAATAAAGCAGCATTATCGACTACGATTCCTACTAGTAAAATAATTCCTGTAAATGTGCTGATATTAAAGCTATGGCCGGTAATCATTAAAGCGGGGATGATTCCTATTAAAATCAACGGAATTGTACAAAGCATTATAGCAGGAATGATCAAGGATTCGAATTGAGCCGCTAGCAACATATAAATCAAGATCACGGCCAGAAGAAATGCGAAAAGAAGTTCTTTCATCGATTCATCTATGTTTTCTTTTTCTCCACCAAAATGAACCTTGTAGCCTGTTGGCAATTTAATTTTTTTTATATATTCTTCAATTTCAGATAGGACTTGTGATTGCTTAACTCCTTCTATATTTGCAGTAATACGATTTACACGGCTTTGACCAATTCTCAAAATAGAAGAATATCCTTTTCCTTCGCGTATTTCTGCCGCTTGCAAAAGAGGTATTGCGTCTCCTGAAGGAGTTCTAAGAACAATCTTAGAAATATCGTCTCTATATTTTCGATCTATTTGACGATAACGTAAACGTACGTCGAATTCTTCATCGTTTATCCTAAGTCTAGTCGCAACATTTCCTCTTAACGCGGATTTCAAGACTCCTGCCAAATAAGAATGTGTGAATCCGTAAACGGACATCTTGTCTTCATCAAAGTGAATTTGAAATTCTCTACTTTCTTCTTCTAAGGTTCCTTTGGAATCAGTGACTCCTTTGATTCTTGAAATCTCTTTACGGATATTTTCGCCAATATAAGCTAATGTTGGTAGGTCGTTGCCTTCAACTTCCAAAGTGATAGCCCTAGCGTCCGGCGAAAGAATTTTAGACAACATATCTTCTTCAGGTTGAAAATTGATCGTAACATTAGGTCCATATTTTATTTTTTCTCTGAATCTTTGGATAAAGTCTCTAGTCTTATAAGAACGCTCTGTGGAAAGCACGACTCGAATTCTAGCTTGGTGAGTTCCGACTTCACCGCCGGACCGAGAAAGGATTTGTTCCTCATCATAACCAACATTCGAAATTACATGTTTGATATCGCTCTCCTTTAGAAGTTCGGATTCTATCTCTTCTACCAAGGTTGCAGTAGATTTTAATGAAGATCCCTTTGAATTTAAAATATCAATTATAAATTCTCCTGTATCTACTTTGGGGATGAACTCTTTATCGACGGAGGGGAGAATTGCTAATACGACAATGAAACAAATTGCTACTCGAAAAAAGAAAGTTTTAGGATTTCCAATCCAGTAAGAAAGTTTTATTACAAAATTCTTATCTAGATTATCTTCCCAAATTGTGATCTTTTTGAACAATTTCCACTGATCGAATTTACGGGACCATACGGAGTTTCCGCGGATTGCAGATAGCATCGGAATTAATGTCAACGAAACGACTAAACTTACTAATAATGAAAAGGTAATCGTTAATGCCATTTCTCCGAAAACGACTCCGATAATACCTTTTAAAAAAATGATAGGAAGAAAAATAATAATTGTCGTTAAGACAGCGGAAGTGATCGATCCAGCCACTTCATTCGCTCCGATTAAGGACGCTTCCTTGATTGCCAATCCGTTTCTTACATGTCTTTCTATCGCCGCTAAAACTACGTTTCCTGAATCGAAGAGCATTCCTATTCCTAAAGAAAGGCCTCCTAAGGTCATTACGTTCAGCGTTAAATCTTTCATATACATTAAGAGAAAAGTTGTGATTATCGAGATTGGTAATACGGTAAGTAAAATGATTGGGCTTTCTAAATTTCGAAGAATTAATATTAATGATAAAAACGCTAAAATTCCTCCAGAGATTAATTCTCCCGTGATGTTATCGATTGATTGCTTTACAAATCGAGATTCGTCGTATACGATATCCGATTTAATGATTCCATCATATTGTTTTCTTAACCTTTCTACTTCGAGACGAACGGCTTCGGAAACTGCGACAGTGTTTTTGCCTGATTCTTTGTAAATTGAAATAACGACACATTCCTCTCCATTGTATCGCGCTAGTCCTTTTCTTTCTTTATAGCCTTCGCTTACTTTTGAGATATTTCCTAACTGGACAGGAATGTTTTTTTCGTTTTTTGAAATATTTGTTTTCTGTATTTCCCTAAAATCACGATATTCCCCCATAGTCCTTATGAGAATATCTTTGGATCCTTCTTCAATGTGTCCGGCGGGATAATTGATGTTAGAACTCTCAACCGAGTCCTGAATGTCTCTCATTGATAACTGATGTGCAAACATTGCTCCCGGATCGACTTCAATTAGAATTTCTTTTTTGAAACCGCCGGATATTTGCGCCAACGCGACTCCGTCCACTCGATCTAAATACCCTTTTATTTCTCTTTTGATAAAACCACGCAGTTCTTGAATTTTTGATTTTTCAACCGGAAAAAAAGCTATCTCTTGGATTGCCGACTGACTTGGATCGAATTTTGTGACTATTGGTTTTCCAGCGTCTTCTGGAAGAATTCCCCTTATTAAATCAACTTTTTCCCTAACTTCCATAGCCGCGAAATCAATCTTTGTGCCCCAACCGAATTGGAGTGTGACGAAGGAAACTCCTTCCAGAGATTCTGAAGATATTTTATCGATACCTTTGACGGTTCCGACTGCTTCGGTCAAAGGTTTGGTAATCAGATTCTCAACTTCTTCAGGAGCCGCATTTTGGAAGTTGGTAATTACGGTCAGTCTCGGAAATTCCATATCTGGTAAAAGATTCACCTCTAAATCACCCAAAGAAATAGAACCTAATAATATTAAGAGTAGGTAGAACATGGCCGTAGTAACAGGCCTTTCTATTGCAAATCTTTGAAGATATTTCACTATTTACTCTAAGCTGGTTTCCAATTGAGGACGTATCTTCATTCCGTCTTTGAGTTGGGTTAGTTTTTCAATCGCGATAATCGAACCTGGCTCGATTCCTTCGATAACTTCCGTTTTATCTTCATATTGTTTTCCGGTTTTCACTTTTACTCTCAATGCCAATCCATTGTTCAGAGTAAACAGCCATGCGTTTTCATTTTCCTTAGCGACGAGGGCTTCCGTGGGAACTAATATCACAAATCTCGAATCTCCAGTGTAAATATTACCGCGTAAAAACATTCCAGGAGTTAATAACCTATCGTCATTATTTATTAAAGCCTTGATCTCCATCGTATGGGTTTTCGGATCTACAATTGGGTTTATAATTCCGACTTTACCAGAGAATTTTTTGTCCGGATAAACATCGGCCGTAAATTCAATTAGCATATCTTTGTGTATCGAGATCATGTCGTTCTCGCGAACATTAAATTTCGCGTAAACTTTACTGATGTTTACCAATACCATGATTGCTTGGTCAGGGCTATTTACCGCTCCAGGGTTTACATATTCCCCAATGTGCTTGTTTATGTAAGCGACGACCCCATTTGACGGAGAGCGTATAGTCGCGGCACGAATCAATTCTTCTGTAGACTCGAGAGCTGCCTTTGCAGAGTCGACCTGAGATTTTGCAACTTCAACCTCCGCCTTTTCGATAAGGGTATTTATATGAGCAAAGGCTTTGATTTTTTCTTTCGGATCTTCCGGAATTGCTATTCCTTTTGAAGTAAGATCTTCCGGGCGAAAGCCGACTAAGCCCATCTCCAAATCTTTTTGACTTATTCGATATTTGGCCTCAGACGCAATCAATGCCGTTTGGGCGCTCTCGATCTCTTCTTTACTTATTCCACCGGCCTGATATAAGGTCTGCTTTCCAGAGAAGGTCGCTTTCATTTTGGCAAGCTCGGCTCGTGTTTCCTTTAGTTGGGTTTTTCTTTTTTCAATATCCAACATCCTAACTTCAATGGCATCTTTTGCTTTTAGATATTTTTCTTCACTTAATCGAAGTCCAGAAATGGCGCTTTGAAGTGCGGAGAGATTTTTTCTTTTTTCTAATTCAAGCTGTAGAGTGTCAATACGGAGGAGAACGTCGCCTTTTTGGACCTTTCCACCTTCTTTCACTTGAATGTCGATTATGTTTCCTGCTGTTTTTGAAACGATATCCACTTTATCTAAGAAATCAATGGTACCTAACGTTTGTATTGAAGGATTAATTTTTTCAGGATGTAATGCGATCGCACGAACTAAAATCGAGTCCATATCGATTGACTCGCTTTTACCTCTATTTTTAAACCAATTAATGATCAAGGAAAGAGTGGATTCTTTTCCTTTTTCTTTTAAAATACTTTTTTGATCCGGGGCGATCGCCAATTTGTAAAAAAGAAAAATAGAAATTAGAATAAATATACTTTTAAAGTATTTAAATTTAAAAAGAGCATATATTTTTTGTAAAAGGAAATTGATAACTTTCATAATGATTTAATCCTTTTCAATTTCGGCATCTATTAGTTGCGCGGAATTCGGGCTTTCTTCCGAAAGAAGTTTCGCTCGATTAAAATATTGTTCC encodes the following:
- a CDS encoding tetratricopeptide repeat protein translates to MSFEKIMNRIIKRISNIFLSVMVFTLISPFSSNCQDKGAQVNQSLKKNKEGVSYIQTNPGLAIKLFKEAQVLDPKNPDYPNNIGVVLLSQGKFKDAIPYFVRATEIDSKYVRGFYNEGVCLQNLLKNEEAIKAYNKALKLTEVPEAYFNLGIVHTRLNQNEKAIEAYQKFINVAPATMAEPISDAKAKIKALSKN
- a CDS encoding efflux RND transporter permease subunit; protein product: MATRKKFGKTSEIVTIPEVIEEASKLTSLSVAHKTGTVMFFLGLFLIGIISFRLIPLSLFPETTYPGLTIETEYFGVGPEKIEEILTKPIEETVSTLGGIEQLFSTSEEGKSKVHIQFDPKVDLDSKSLEVRDKVEQISYLFPRETQKPVILHYDPTQKPAFIITPKSESLNIMEIREISDREIKKLIEGISGVSEVIVAGGKPREILISCDAQKMSKYNIRMDLLLQILQESNYNDASGEIKEGSAQIPIYVKGRLRNLKQIESLALRSDASGKLIRISDVAKVNYSYREESTAARLNGQNTVSIFVYRAGTANLLEVSSKLKKELNIARTSNLHFDITYDQAETIIGAIKNFILAALIGIIFYLIGSAIFFRELFTAFVHIALLVSQFFIVSIFLYFIGIDYNLVTIVGIILSTGCGFTVFIASRLFSRNESIFSGINFIKKEIFSTILLILGVFLPISFATKDLKTLYGGLGLVLVLGFFISFIVSLTLLPIIEIHLITKNRFVLNLNFFPDFFKRINNYLISKTLFLLEEARTKPNLFLLFYVSVCLIGIIIYLYSNHEFVNKIEEKQLIGNVEFPSGTSFSRINSTTERIENKLSTLASIKEVNSRVEIGRSTIVVKFHDSISDSEEIGKELEEFIGDIKPAFIYFAGSNDEASLKEITIDVIGDDLTKLDEITREVSSVAQSLIPNVRHVLLRYKPPRDEVRIVLDKTKSESLGITSEEIGKLVRYGVQGGVATKFIEEGREVDVRIQYDTDFRNSFADIRDYRITTQDGNSVPLMEVATINRDTTPVRIYRKNKRRVLSFSLRVSNLSLTEILSKLEKLKKIKLPDQYRIEFSEHLEKVISNQKKMNSILSFSAFILFMILSSYLESLKKPILLLSVLPLPLALIITSLFLLNLPMTISVYIGMILISSFALFETFIFSKELSIWKSELEFKETEKLPKAIQELVSKLIGKFFQLWLLIGIFYLPQVFIFGPGSAMLKTISITIVLGLIALSIFVPFIFLTFYFYTETFRYAISKNFNRSRFFLLQKMNQKLRRKTE
- a CDS encoding efflux RND transporter permease subunit, with product MKYLQRFAIERPVTTAMFYLLLILLGSISLGDLEVNLLPDMEFPRLTVITNFQNAAPEEVENLITKPLTEAVGTVKGIDKISSESLEGVSFVTLQFGWGTKIDFAAMEVREKVDLIRGILPEDAGKPIVTKFDPSQSAIQEIAFFPVEKSKIQELRGFIKREIKGYLDRVDGVALAQISGGFKKEILIEVDPGAMFAHQLSMRDIQDSVESSNINYPAGHIEEGSKDILIRTMGEYRDFREIQKTNISKNEKNIPVQLGNISKVSEGYKERKGLARYNGEECVVISIYKESGKNTVAVSEAVRLEVERLRKQYDGIIKSDIVYDESRFVKQSIDNITGELISGGILAFLSLILILRNLESPIILLTVLPISIITTFLLMYMKDLTLNVMTLGGLSLGIGMLFDSGNVVLAAIERHVRNGLAIKEASLIGANEVAGSITSAVLTTIIIFLPIIFLKGIIGVVFGEMALTITFSLLVSLVVSLTLIPMLSAIRGNSVWSRKFDQWKLFKKITIWEDNLDKNFVIKLSYWIGNPKTFFFRVAICFIVVLAILPSVDKEFIPKVDTGEFIIDILNSKGSSLKSTATLVEEIESELLKESDIKHVISNVGYDEEQILSRSGGEVGTHQARIRVVLSTERSYKTRDFIQRFREKIKYGPNVTINFQPEEDMLSKILSPDARAITLEVEGNDLPTLAYIGENIRKEISRIKGVTDSKGTLEEESREFQIHFDEDKMSVYGFTHSYLAGVLKSALRGNVATRLRINDEEFDVRLRYRQIDRKYRDDISKIVLRTPSGDAIPLLQAAEIREGKGYSSILRIGQSRVNRITANIEGVKQSQVLSEIEEYIKKIKLPTGYKVHFGGEKENIDESMKELLFAFLLAVILIYMLLAAQFESLIIPAIMLCTIPLILIGIIPALMITGHSFNISTFTGIILLVGIVVDNAALFYEYVEILEKENMGLKEAIISSGQVVLRPIIMNNGTTLLGLLPVALELGEGTEFQSPMAVTVISGLAASVVLSLFLVPIAFYYVLKWQRERNSEKHLKS
- a CDS encoding efflux RND transporter periplasmic adaptor subunit produces the protein MKVINFLLQKIYALFKFKYFKSIFILISIFLFYKLAIAPDQKSILKEKGKESTLSLIINWFKNRGKSESIDMDSILVRAIALHPEKINPSIQTLGTIDFLDKVDIVSKTAGNIIDIQVKEGGKVQKGDVLLRIDTLQLELEKRKNLSALQSAISGLRLSEEKYLKAKDAIEVRMLDIEKRKTQLKETRAELAKMKATFSGKQTLYQAGGISKEEIESAQTALIASEAKYRISQKDLEMGLVGFRPEDLTSKGIAIPEDPKEKIKAFAHINTLIEKAEVEVAKSQVDSAKAALESTEELIRAATIRSPSNGVVAYINKHIGEYVNPGAVNSPDQAIMVLVNISKVYAKFNVRENDMISIHKDMLIEFTADVYPDKKFSGKVGIINPIVDPKTHTMEIKALINNDDRLLTPGMFLRGNIYTGDSRFVILVPTEALVAKENENAWLFTLNNGLALRVKVKTGKQYEDKTEVIEGIEPGSIIAIEKLTQLKDGMKIRPQLETSLE